The region CTTCATAAAGAGGGCATTGTTGTAGATGATGGAGGTATTGCTCTGCTCCGCCGACAGGATTTTAGAGGTCAGCGGCCCTTCCTGGTTCTTAAGCTCCGTGCCCACCTCCCGGTGGCTGAAGCCCACCAGCTCTGACCCGTCGTGGCGGAGCTTCTTACGGCGCACCATCAGCTGCAGCAGCATCTGCCTGAAATCGTCGCTGTAGAGGGCATCGTAAAGAACACCTTCCTTGTTGTCTATACTTACCCGGACGATGACGGCGTTCGGGTTGTGGTCGCGCAGTTCCTGCTCCTGCTCTCCGGTGGCGAAGGCGATGGGCAGCTGGTATACTTCCGGCAGGCCCTCGTTGTAGCTCACCTCCACAAACAGTAGCGCCGCGCCGCCCTTGCTCATCGGCATTGGCATACTTTGCATCACCTGCATACGCTGCAGGGTGCGGGCCTTGCCTCCGAACCAGCGGCGCTGCCAGATGTAGTTCGGCAGCACGCGGCTCTCCAATTCGCGCAGGGAGCGGGCATCTAAGGGCTGCCGGAGACTCCCTATTTTCATGGCTGGCCGGGCTTGGTCCCGCTCCGACTCCTGCACCACTTCCTGCGGTCGCAGCTCCATCCAGTAGTAGCCGTGGCCACCGATGGTGAACAGGTATGGCTCGTCCTTTATACTTGGGAATTTGTTCTTGCTAAATACCTCCATCGGCACGTAACCCTTGTACTCAGGCAGGTCCAGCTCCACCGCCTCCGGGAAGCGCGAGAGGTTGGCGATCACCAGGATGGTTTCGTCCTCGTACTCGCGCACGAAGGCCAGCACCTTGGAGTTGCTCGGGTTCAGGAACTTTATACTTCCGCGGCCGAAGGCTTTGTAGCGCTTGCGCATGTTGATGGTGCGGCGCATCCACCAGAGCAGCGAGTTGGCATTGTGGTTCTGCGTCTCCACGTTCACCGATTCATACTTATACTCCGGGTCGATGATGACCGGCAGGTACAGCTTCTGCGGGTTGGCGTCGGAGAAGCCGGCGTTACGGTTGTCGTTCCACTGCATCGGGGTGCGCACGCCATCGCGGTCGCCGAGGTAATAGTTATCGCCCATGCCGATCTCATCGCCATAGTATACCACCGGCGTTCCGCGCATCGAGAAGAGCAGCACGTTCATCAGTTCAATCTTGGCGCGGTCGTTGCCCAGCAGCGGGGCCAGGCGGTGGCGGATACCCAGGTTGATGCGGGCCATCGGATCCTTGGTGTATACTTTATACATGTAGTCGCGCTCCTCGTCGGTCACCATCTCCAGCGTCAGCTCGTCGTGGTTACGCAGGAACATGGCCCACTGGCAGCTCTCGGGTATGGGCGGCGTCTGGTTGAAGATGTCGATGATCGGGTAGCGGTCCTCCATCTTCACCGACATGAACAGGCGCGGCATGATCGGGAAATGGTAGTTCATGTGGCACTCATCACCGTCGCCAAAGTAGGAGGCGGAGTCCTCGGGCCACATGTTGGCCTCGGCCAGCAGCAGTTTTCCGGTATACTTCTGGTCCACGTGGGCGCGCAGCTTCTTGAGGAAGTCGTGCGTCTCGGGCAGGTTCTCACCGTTGGTTCCTTCACGTTCATACAAGTATGGCACGGCATCCAGCCGGAAACCATCCACCCCCAGGTCGAACCAGTAATCCAGCACCTTAAATACCTCTTTCTGCACGGCAGGGTTATCGTAGTTCAGGTCGGGCTGGTGCGAGAAAAAGCGATGCCAGTAATACTGCCCGGCCACCGGATCCCAGCTCCAGTTACTCTGCTCTGTATCAGTAAAGATGATGCGTACATCTTTGTACTTAGTTGGGTCGTCGGTCCATACATACCAGTCGCGGTATTTAGAGCCAGGCTTGGCACGGCGTGCGCGCTGGAACCACGGGTGCTGGTCGGAGGTGTGGTTGATCACAAGCTCTGTAATCACCTTCAGCCCGCGCTTATGCGCTTCGCGCACAAACAGCTTGAAGTCCTGCATGTTGCCGTAGTTCGGGTTAATGCTCAGGTAGTCGGCAATGTCGTAGCCGTCGTCGCGGAGGGGCGAGGGGTAAAAGGGCAGCAGCCAGATGGCCGTTACACCTAAGTCTTCGAGGTAGTCCAGCTTCTGCATCAGCCCTTTAAAGTCGCCGATGCCGTCGCCGTTGCCATCCTTGAAGGCTTTTATGTGCAGCTCATATATGATGGCGTCTTTGTACCAGTGGATGTTGTCGTCAAGCTCGAGTTTTTCGTCTGCCATAGTTGTGGTTACAAGGGTTCTTTTTATTCGTTGGTGTGGTGCTCGGATGGCAGCCAGGTGTCGTCTAAATTATCGTGCCCCATGCCGGGGCTGGCTTCTTCTATACGGAAGACATGCACGGGCATCTCATGCGGGCGCAGCTCCACGAAGTTATACTCCCCGGTCCAGGTATACTTGCGCTCGGTGAGCAGGTCGTGCACCAGGTACTGCTGGTCCGGCTTCATCTTCAGCTTCCAGAGGGGCACCTTTATCCAGCCGCTTTGCGTGTGGTGCGGGTCCAGGTTCGCTACGACAAAAATCTTGTTCTTGTAGTCGCTGCTCCACTTGGCATAGCTCAGGATGGCCTGGTTGTCGCAGTCACCAAACTGGATGTTCCAGGTGGTTTGCAGGGCCGGGTTCACCTTGCGGATCTTGTTGATGAGCGAGATCACCTCTCGTATCTTTGTCAGCTTGCCCCAGTCCCAGTGCTTCACTTCATACTTTTCGGAGTTGTAGTACTCCTCCTTGCCCGGCACCGCCTGGTTGATGCCGAACTCATACACCGGCCCGTAAAGGCCATAGTTGGAGGACAGCGTAGCTGCCATCACCACGCGGGTGATGTGCGCCGGCTCGCCGCCCTCCTGCAGCGCGTAAGGCAGAATATCCGGGGTGTTGGGCCAGAAGTTGGGGCGGAAGTACTCGCGCAGCTCGGTCTGCGTCAGCTCGGTCATGTACTGGCGTATCTCCTCGGCTGAGTTGCGCCAGGTATAATAGGTGTAGGACTGCGTGAAACCGATCTTGGCCAGGCGCTCCATCACGCGCGGGCGGGTAAAGGCCTCGCTCAGGAAGATCACCTGCGGGTACTGCTTGTGTATCTCGCCGATGACCCACTCCCAGAAACCGAAGGCCTTGGTGTGCGGATTGTCCACCCGGAAAATGAACACGCCCTGCTCTATCCAGTGCAGTAGCACGCGCCGGAGCTCGCGCCACAGGTTAGGCCAGTCCTCGGTCTCGAAGTTCACAGGCAGCACGTCCTGGTATTTTTTAGGCGGGTTCTCGGCGTACTGCACCGTGCCGTCGGGGCGCCACTTAAACCACTGGGGGTGCTCCTTCACGTAGGGATGATCCGGGGAGCATTGGATGGCAAAATCCAGAGCAACCTCCAGGCCATACTCCCGCGCCTGTTGCACAAACTCGCGGAAATCATCCAGTGTGCCCAATTCAGGAAGTACGGCATCATGGCCTCCCTCTGCGGCGCCGATGGCCCACGGGGAGCCCGGCTCACCCGGCTCGGAGGTAACGGAGTTATTCTTGCCTTTGCGGAAAGCCCGGCCGATCGGGTGGATAGGCGGCAGGTAAATAGTGTCGAAGCCCATCTCGGCGATGCGCGGCAGCAGGCGGGCACAGTCTTTAAACGTGCCGTGGCGGCCGGCCTCCTGTGACGATGACCTCGGAAAAAACTCGTACCAGGCACTGAAAAGCGCTTTCTGACGCTCCACCTCCAGCTGTAGCACCTTGTCGTAGGTGGTCACGCTCTCCTGCTCGCAGCAGGCGTTCATCAACTCGCTCACGTCGTGACCGGTGGCAAAGGCCACGTCATCGGCGTGCGAGTGGCTGTTGCGCAGTTGCTCGGCCCATTTACGCAGGCGCTTCTGCTGGCCGGGCTTGGCCTTATCGGCGGCGGCATCCATCAGTTGCGCCCCTATCTGCAGTTCCACCGTTACGTCCTGGTTTGCCTCAAACTTCTTTTTCAGCCCCTTCTGCCAGGTGTAAAAATGATCCACCCAGCCCTCGATGGTGTACTCGAAGCGGCCCATCGTATCCGGGGTGAATGAGGCCTGCCAGCGGTCGTTCCCTAAGAACTCCATCGGCACCGCCTCCCATTTCTTCCTGCGGGCGTGGCGGTACAGCACCCTCGCCTTCACCTCGTCATGCCCGTCGGCAAACACATCGGCCGTCACCACTATCTCCTCCCCCACCACACGCTTTGCCGGAAACCTGCCGCAGTTAATCTGAGGCTTTACATTTTCAATAACTATTCGTTTTGTTCCTTCCAGCTGTTCCATTAAGATATACTTCTGCTTTAACCGTTGTAGGTACTAATCTGAGGGGAATAGGTTTCGCTCTACCTTGGAGAAGGCGCCGCAGAAGCCATCCTACTGGCCCTTTAGGCCATCCAGGGCCTAAAAAAACCATCGCCCAAAGCTCAAACTCCAACAGAAACACACAACCTAAAGCCCGTTAAGTCAGTTAATACGTGCTGAGTAAAACCCCGTTTTTATGGCCATACTTAGAGAAATAGGGGCGCAGTATTCCCCAGAGAAGAAAGGAACCGTTTTTACCGTATGGGCACCCAAGGCAAAGC is a window of Pontibacter kalidii DNA encoding:
- the treS gene encoding maltose alpha-D-glucosyltransferase, which codes for MADEKLELDDNIHWYKDAIIYELHIKAFKDGNGDGIGDFKGLMQKLDYLEDLGVTAIWLLPFYPSPLRDDGYDIADYLSINPNYGNMQDFKLFVREAHKRGLKVITELVINHTSDQHPWFQRARRAKPGSKYRDWYVWTDDPTKYKDVRIIFTDTEQSNWSWDPVAGQYYWHRFFSHQPDLNYDNPAVQKEVFKVLDYWFDLGVDGFRLDAVPYLYEREGTNGENLPETHDFLKKLRAHVDQKYTGKLLLAEANMWPEDSASYFGDGDECHMNYHFPIMPRLFMSVKMEDRYPIIDIFNQTPPIPESCQWAMFLRNHDELTLEMVTDEERDYMYKVYTKDPMARINLGIRHRLAPLLGNDRAKIELMNVLLFSMRGTPVVYYGDEIGMGDNYYLGDRDGVRTPMQWNDNRNAGFSDANPQKLYLPVIIDPEYKYESVNVETQNHNANSLLWWMRRTINMRKRYKAFGRGSIKFLNPSNSKVLAFVREYEDETILVIANLSRFPEAVELDLPEYKGYVPMEVFSKNKFPSIKDEPYLFTIGGHGYYWMELRPQEVVQESERDQARPAMKIGSLRQPLDARSLRELESRVLPNYIWQRRWFGGKARTLQRMQVMQSMPMPMSKGGAALLFVEVSYNEGLPEVYQLPIAFATGEQEQELRDHNPNAVIVRVSIDNKEGVLYDALYSDDFRQMLLQLMVRRKKLRHDGSELVGFSHREVGTELKNQEGPLTSKILSAEQSNTSIIYNNALFMKVYRKLDRTLNPDVEVVQMLTKHAGYDHVPRFLGSLEQQEGNKPPMVLMMLQELVPNQGDAWSYFGDALKRLYERLKTQTERLKVNGVSGSLSRPLAFSEVPEEVQMQIGGAHVERVELLGQRTAEMHLALGSITDRKDFTPENFSLHYQRSLYSSLTSLVRSNFDSLQKHLPELPEHVRGEAEEVLQMRGEILERLKMIFAHKIDTQKIRTHGDYHLGQVLFTGKDFYIIDFEGEPARSFSERRLKRSALRDVAGMIRSFHYAAYSALFQEEGLRKEDVDYLEAWAEQWYHYASGFYMHAYLEKTMGTSIVPAKEEDFEILIHTYLLEKAIYELGYELNNRPDWVLIPIRGIKYIMKKYKNG
- a CDS encoding alpha-1,4-glucan--maltose-1-phosphate maltosyltransferase encodes the protein MEQLEGTKRIVIENVKPQINCGRFPAKRVVGEEIVVTADVFADGHDEVKARVLYRHARRKKWEAVPMEFLGNDRWQASFTPDTMGRFEYTIEGWVDHFYTWQKGLKKKFEANQDVTVELQIGAQLMDAAADKAKPGQQKRLRKWAEQLRNSHSHADDVAFATGHDVSELMNACCEQESVTTYDKVLQLEVERQKALFSAWYEFFPRSSSQEAGRHGTFKDCARLLPRIAEMGFDTIYLPPIHPIGRAFRKGKNNSVTSEPGEPGSPWAIGAAEGGHDAVLPELGTLDDFREFVQQAREYGLEVALDFAIQCSPDHPYVKEHPQWFKWRPDGTVQYAENPPKKYQDVLPVNFETEDWPNLWRELRRVLLHWIEQGVFIFRVDNPHTKAFGFWEWVIGEIHKQYPQVIFLSEAFTRPRVMERLAKIGFTQSYTYYTWRNSAEEIRQYMTELTQTELREYFRPNFWPNTPDILPYALQEGGEPAHITRVVMAATLSSNYGLYGPVYEFGINQAVPGKEEYYNSEKYEVKHWDWGKLTKIREVISLINKIRKVNPALQTTWNIQFGDCDNQAILSYAKWSSDYKNKIFVVANLDPHHTQSGWIKVPLWKLKMKPDQQYLVHDLLTERKYTWTGEYNFVELRPHEMPVHVFRIEEASPGMGHDNLDDTWLPSEHHTNE